Proteins from a genomic interval of Anas platyrhynchos isolate ZD024472 breed Pekin duck chromosome 4, IASCAAS_PekinDuck_T2T, whole genome shotgun sequence:
- the LCORL gene encoding ligand-dependent nuclear receptor corepressor-like protein isoform X1: protein MEKGTDRMAAAAPAPPAAAASSSQCRSPRCTAERRGVRRELDSWRHRLMHCVGFESILEGLYGPRLRRDLSLFEDCEPEELTDWSMDEKCSFCNLHKETVSDRASIIGSSQSTPTEELSSQGQSNTDKIECQAENYLNALFRKKDLPQNCDPNIPLVAQELMKKMIRQFAIEYISKSSKIQENRNGSSFEPSMICKSIQMNQTENSLQEEQDSPLDLTVNRTQEQNTQQGDGVLDLSTKKSARLEEPKYDPLCSENSVSGSSSTADANSEETTSLEKGKSALNKVLETFCSYHWQQTLAMLKFLIQDENVPIACSCTQTHLVHSETPSSLTEEDVHVSFCNCNGHVLTKRCCLRNQRPNTCLPPLSVCVKDFHSLSCQAVAIGCIKTMVNKACSSHKYCAEQLQNSSRHSAKAAACTSSTKDCDLLNSIKNSNRSRSPSPPPLSPVQSKEFEISEGSGIDFPTLDNNKLEISINQPPSLLPAESSNEEFEYEGKTCRGKLAEYSDGTLQSTDQEGKNYINSEKVENSEHYAILQDLMDRINEKLKSIDTTDIATNLVKFSNSDRAPENDVKLGDFITSLLHNAKASDYSFMELLRQHDKQMENKIIQTRFRKRQETLFAMYNSPDSPFIRRQSLQIKRQLASLDETLVRKKSISDRNAKKSTKTFDKIYPNKRHSFTVIEDKALQCLESNPRMNCQTKPMCFPVHQTESFKLPLNNFQTSPDFLLLSEDRAVAANQAKFAKTQGDCESLKESDQIPQEEESNEIPGRTKRNIVPPGWYSVYVTNNIVFRKSSDAKKSLEGLENMEINKDVHADRCSDINISKIVRDTNLQVVVERLEDTINLAKKTNSSWLDAYKISQKLKDNAYEQIINPLARRGLPFSLSETGYTGQSFLPHSHVPSSSKTKTVCVTTNKQEMAIDQEINDCLLKSLTFDSSSSNSNNENSHTISEAGEISSPLSYSSPIKLMFVSEVNSSEGVKYTLTSATASSKGNTDICLFQGHANTVLDKQTTKNLSHAVCDKDFDCKESDTKEESNCAYAEEITNSCAVVQTNLNDSKQNEIVEKSNSSSESVLKRKPGRPKKIGPQVVKQVKRPIGRPPKPKIDVTENTEHRPALNSDGKSTKSDAAVTEDVNSNKNITVTVVFGRSRRTKRYVSEGNPNVISTLSTKHVDFNVANDHSKVRHSTETENALSEIVKALQKPSTENEVSGYDYVRPIKSNLASPHPCSNIIRPIKKPLTTVRKPGRPAKVKISGISVTINRFSPQERKVSISNCLPPLQQQNVLEKNIPQERNNQLCNNMGQVKSMQKDSREDGSNNIITTVSRKREIPLRHSVRDRKPSLHFLHSLASSSAFTCRSALLHKSYKLHLRKAKDQKERRRQSNQSATSKDTSEMRNSGSAKKDLKDGEFGPINEVSSDPIFSSKPSLRWWATSTSSDTLMEELNNRFEQITNTWLRVGGNEFDKCVCENRDPVEQDCNTEMSNPLDSCLVELETSPIKMLFQKKCNMNELCTWFMQTTETQSLSLVRKANARNPLEVVSTREIKVETKQSDLSTCPFRKHFKKFALSSPSKPAGKLQILHNMVRSPVLSMKSNFTLARLKRNDFKKLQHDRWGQTKKKLYNQASGGWKSKRKNLQFFCQSQLFKSTSGESNDGMPKLQEKNTVEMQPTQTLVESQSSLLPTENEARDAFVQQMMGSSDFNPHPGLANILYKSHAETNGTICCQQNGRKEQSQDKLFQNTWKAKTFKDCRIFLRKINHIEQHNSFKLNNVIYSPEAVESKSHPAYLEEKRHPLLRSHSTKQNALKKQENEMETSKGSNSSKVTERLDDQFHSRKLSSGVSHDDIPAGSSEVVIRINKRKSPQWETTDTNVRKRHKRQSCNSGQMATYYPKCQVGKFLFPPSP, encoded by the exons acTGTGAGCCAGAAGAGCTAACTGACTGGTCTATGGATGAGAAATGTTCCTTTTGTAATTTACACAAAGAAACAGTCAGT GATCGTGCATCAATTATTGGTTCTTCACAGTCAACGCCTACAGAGGAACTATCATCTCAGGGCCAGTCCAACACTGATAAGATTGAATGCCAAGCAGAAAACTATCTAAATGCACTCTTTCGAAAGAAAG ATCTTCCTCAGAACTGTGATCCTAACATTCCCCTAGTTGCTCaggaattaatgaaaaaaatgatccGCCAGTTTGCGATTGAGTACATTTCAAAAAGTAGCAAAATTCAAGAGAACAGAAATGGTTCATCGTTTGAACCAAGTATGATATGTAAAAGTATCCAAATGAACCAAACGGAAAACTCCCTTCAGGAAGAACAGGATAGCCCTCTAGACCTCACTGTGAATCGAACTCAAGAACAGAATACTCAGCAAG GGGATGGAGTGCTAGATCTCTCTACAAAGAAAAGCGCAAGGTTGGAAGAACCCAAATATGATCCATTGTGTTCTGAAAACTCGGTGTCTGG ttcaaGCTCAACAGCTGATGCAAATTCAGAGGAAACAACTAgtttggaaaaaggaaaatcagcaTTAAACAAAGTTTTGGAAACTTTTTGTTCATATCACTGGCAACAGACTTTGGCTATGTTAAAATTTCTAATACAAGATGAAAATGTTCCTATAGCTTGCAGTTGCACGCAAACACATTTGGTCCACTCTGAAACTCCCAGTTCCCTTACAGAAGAGGATGTTCACGTTTCATTTTGCAATTGCAATGGACATGTGCTGACAAAAAGGTGCTGTTTACGAAATCAAAGACCAAACACTTGTTTACCACCTCTATCTGTTTGTGTTAAAGATTTCCATTCTTTGTCATGCCAAGCTGTAGCAATTGGATGTATTAAGACAATGGTGAACAAAGCATGTAGTTCTCATAAGTATTGTGCTGAACAATTGCAAAATTCTAGCAGGCAttctgcaaaagcagcagcatgtaCGTCTTCAACTAAGGACTGTGATCTGttaaacagcattaaaaattcAAATAGATCTCGCAGCCCATCACCACCTCCCCTGTCACCTGTACAGAGTAAAGAATTTGAAATATCAGAAGGATCAGGCATAGATTTTCCAACTTTAGATAACAACAAGCTTGAAATATCCATCAACCAGCCTCCATCCCTCTTGCCAGCTGAAAGTAGCAATGAAGAATTTGAATATGAAGGTAAAACATGCAGAGGAAAACTGGCTGAATACTCAGATGGAACACTGCAATCAACAGATCAAGAAGgcaaaaattatataaattctGAGAAGGTTGAGAACAGTGAACATTATGCCATTTTGCAAGATTTAATGGACCGTATTAATGAAAAGTTAAAATCAATAGACACTACAGACATAGCAACAAATCTTGTAAAGTTTTCTAATAGTGACAGGGCACCAGAAAATGATGTAAAATTAGGAGACTTCATAACCTCCCTTTTGCATAACGCTAAGGCAAGTGATTATAGTTTTATGGAATTACTTCGCCAACATgataaacaaatggaaaataaaattatccaaACAAGATTCCGCAAGCGTCAGGAAACATTATTTGCAATGTATAATTCTCCTGATTCACCATTCATTCGGCGACAGTCTTTGCAAATCAAGAGGCAGCTTGCAAGCCTTGATGAAACACTTGTAAGAAAAAAGTCAATTTCTgatagaaatgcaaaaaaatctACAAAGACTTTTGATAAGATATACCCAAACAAAAGACACAGTTTTACAGTGATAGAAGATAAAGCTTTGCAATGTCTTGAAAGTAATCCGCGTATGAATTGCCAAACCAAACCAATGTGCTTTCCAGTACACCAAACAGAGTCTTTCAAACTACCTCTTAATAATTTTCAAACCAGCCCTGACTTTCTACTTCTTTCAGAAGACAGAGCTGTTGCCGCCAACCAGGCTAAATTTGCAAAAACACAAGGAGATTGTGAAAGCCTAAAAGAGTCTGATCAGATTCCTCAGGAGGAGGAAAGCAATGAAATTCCAGGCAGAACGAAACGCAACATTGTGCCTCCTGGATGGTATTCAGTGTATGTAACAAACAATATTGTATTTAGGAAATCATCTGATGCAAAAAAGTCTTTAGAAGGTTtggaaaatatggaaataaataaagatgttCATGCTGACAGGTGCAGTGACATAAATATAAGCAAAATTGTGAGAGACACAAATCTGCAAGTCGTTGTAGAGCGTTTAGAAGATACAATAAACTTAGCTAAAAAGACTAACAGCTCATGGTTGGATGCTTACAAAATAAGccaaaaattaaaagataatgCCTATGAACAGATTATCAACCCACTTGCTAGAAGAGGTTTACCTTTCAGTCTGAGTGAAACTGGATACACAGGACAAAGCTTCCTTCCACATTCACATGTGCCAAGCAGCAGTAAAACTAAAACTGTGTGTGTGAcgacaaacaaacaagagatGGCTATAGATCAAGAAATTAATGACTGCCTTTTGAAGTCTCTGACCTTTGATTCATCCAGTTCTAATTCCAATAATGAGAACTCACATACAATTTCTGAAGCTGGGGAGATCTCATCTCCCTTAAGCTACTCAAGTCCTATTAAGCTTATGTTCGTCTCAGAGGTTAATAGTAGTGAAGGAGTCAAATACACTTTGACATCTGCAACTGCATCTTCTAAAGGAAACACagatatttgtttatttcaggGGCATGCAAACACTGTGTTAGACAAACAGACCACAAAGAATCTTTCTCATGCAGTCTGTGACAAGGATTTCGATTGCAAAGAGAGTGATACCAAGGAGGAATCAAACTGTGCTTATGCAGAAGAAATTACAAACTCATGTGCAGTTGTTCAAACTAACTTAAATGActcaaagcaaaatgaaattgtgGAGAAATCAAACAGTAGCAGTGaatcagttttaaaaagaaagcctgGTAGACCAAAGAAAATAGGTCCTCAAGTTGTTAAGCAGGTTAAGAGACCTATTGGGCGGCCTCCAAAACCAAAAATAGACGTAactgaaaatacagaacatAGACCTGCACTTAACAGTGATGGTAAAAGTACCAAATCAGATGCAGCAGTCACGGAAGACgttaacagcaacaaaaatattacTGTGACGGTTGTTTTTGGAAGGTCGAGAAGAACTAAAAGATACGTTTCTGAAGGTAATCCAAATGTCATCAGCACTCTGTCCACAAAACACGTTGATTTCAATGTTGCCAATGACCACAGCAAAGTGCGGCATagcacagaaactgaaaatgcttTGAGTGAAATAGTAAAAGCCTTACAGAAGCCTTCTACTGAAAATGAGGTCTCTGGTTATGACTATGTTAGACCTATCAAGAGTAACCTAGCATCACCACACCCTTGCAGCAATATTATACGGCCAATTAAGAAACCCCTAACCACCGTTCGAAAgcctggtaggccagcaaaagTAAAAATCTCTGGTATATCCGTGACCATTAATAGATTTTCACCTCAGGAAAGAAAAGTGAGTATTAGCAACTGTTTGCCTCCTTTACAACAGCAGAATGTGTTAGAAAAAAACATACCACAGGAGAGAAACAATCAACTGTGCAATAATATGGGTCAAGTAAAGAGCATGCAGAAAGATTCTAGAGAAGATGGATCAAACAACATTATTACGACAGTGTCAAGGAAACGTGAAATTCCATTAAGACATTCTGTTAGAGACAGAAAACCTTCACTGCATTTTTTGCATTCATTAGCATCCTCTAGTGCGTTTACTTGTAGAAGTGCCTTGTTACATAAGTCTTATAAGCTCCATTTGAGAAAAGCTAAAGATCAAAAGGAAAGACGTAGGCAATCAAATCAGAGCGCCACATCCAAAGATACCTCAGAAATGCGAAATTCAGGAAGTGCAAAAAAGGATCTTAAGGATGGCGAATTTGGGCCCATTAATGAAGTATCATCAGATCCCATCTTTTCATCGAAGCCTTCTCTCAGGTGGTGGGCTACTTCCACTTCAAGTGACACGTTGATGGAAGAACTAAATAATAGATTTGAACAGATAACTAATACCTGGTTGCGAGTGGGGGGAAATGAGTTTgataaatgtgtgtgtgaaaacagGGATCCCGTTGAACAGGACTGTAACACTGAAATGTCAAACCCTTTAGACTCCTGCCTTGTAGAACTTGAAACATCAcctataaaaatgctttttcagaaaaagtgtAATATGAATGAGCTCTGCACCTGGTTTATGCAAACTACAGAAACGCAGTCTCTCTCTCTAGTGAGAAAGGCAAATGCTCGCAATCCTTTAGAAGTAGTTAGTACTAGAGAGATAAAGGTGGAAACTAAGCAATCTGACCTTAGTACTTGCCCTTTCAGAAAGCACTTTAAAAAGTTTGCACTATCCTCTCCTTCAAAACCAGCAGGGAAACTACAGATATTACATAACATGGTGAGGTCTCCAGTCTTAAGCatgaaaagtaattttacattagccagattaaaaagaaatgacttTAAGAAGTTACAGCATGATAGGTGgggacaaacaaaaaaaaagctgtataaTCAGGCTTCTGGAGGCTGgaaatcaaaaaggaaaaatttacAGTTCTTTTGCCAAAGCCAGTTGTTTAAAAGTACAAGTGGGGAAAGCAATGATGGAATGCCCAagctccaggaaaaaaacacgGTAGAAATGCAGCCCACTCAGACTTTGGTAGAATCTCAGAGTAGCCTCTTGCCAACTGAAAATGAAGCCAGAGATGCATTTGTTCAACAGATGATGGGATCTTCTGACTTTAACCCACATCCCGGTTTAGCAAATATACTATATAAGTCACATGCAGAGACAAATGGAACAATTTGTTGCCAGCAAAATGGTAGAAAAGAACAAAGCCAAGATAAACTGTTTCAGAATACATGGAAAGCCAAAACCTTTAAAGATTGTAGaatatttctaagaaaaatcAACCATATTGAGCAGCACAATTCATTTAAGTTAAATAATGTCATTTATTCTCCTGAAGCTGTTGAAAGTAAAAGCCATCCTGcctatttggaagaaaaaagacatCCTCTTTTAAGGTCCCATTCTACTAAGCAAAATGCattaaagaaacaagaaaatgaaatggaaacatCTAAAGGATCTAATTCATCTAAAGTGACTGAAAGGCTGGATGACCAGTTTCACAGCAGAAAATTAAGTAGTGGTGTAAGCCATGATGATATTCCTGCTGGTAGTTCTGAAGTTGTTATcagaataaacaaaagaaaaagtccaCAATGGGAGACCACTGATACAAATGTAAGAAAAAGGCATAAGAGACAATCATGCAATAGTGGACAAATGGCAACTTATTACCCAAAGTGCCAAGTAGGTAAGTTCCTGTTCCCCCCTTCACCTTAA
- the LCORL gene encoding ligand-dependent nuclear receptor corepressor-like protein isoform X3, producing the protein MDQGYEETSVYLKDRASIIGSSQSTPTEELSSQGQSNTDKIECQAENYLNALFRKKDLPQNCDPNIPLVAQELMKKMIRQFAIEYISKSSKIQENRNGSSFEPSMICKSIQMNQTENSLQEEQDSPLDLTVNRTQEQNTQQGDGVLDLSTKKSARLEEPKYDPLCSENSVSGSSSTADANSEETTSLEKGKSALNKVLETFCSYHWQQTLAMLKFLIQDENVPIACSCTQTHLVHSETPSSLTEEDVHVSFCNCNGHVLTKRCCLRNQRPNTCLPPLSVCVKDFHSLSCQAVAIGCIKTMVNKACSSHKYCAEQLQNSSRHSAKAAACTSSTKDCDLLNSIKNSNRSRSPSPPPLSPVQSKEFEISEGSGIDFPTLDNNKLEISINQPPSLLPAESSNEEFEYEGKTCRGKLAEYSDGTLQSTDQEGKNYINSEKVENSEHYAILQDLMDRINEKLKSIDTTDIATNLVKFSNSDRAPENDVKLGDFITSLLHNAKASDYSFMELLRQHDKQMENKIIQTRFRKRQETLFAMYNSPDSPFIRRQSLQIKRQLASLDETLVRKKSISDRNAKKSTKTFDKIYPNKRHSFTVIEDKALQCLESNPRMNCQTKPMCFPVHQTESFKLPLNNFQTSPDFLLLSEDRAVAANQAKFAKTQGDCESLKESDQIPQEEESNEIPGRTKRNIVPPGWYSVYVTNNIVFRKSSDAKKSLEGLENMEINKDVHADRCSDINISKIVRDTNLQVVVERLEDTINLAKKTNSSWLDAYKISQKLKDNAYEQIINPLARRGLPFSLSETGYTGQSFLPHSHVPSSSKTKTVCVTTNKQEMAIDQEINDCLLKSLTFDSSSSNSNNENSHTISEAGEISSPLSYSSPIKLMFVSEVNSSEGVKYTLTSATASSKGNTDICLFQGHANTVLDKQTTKNLSHAVCDKDFDCKESDTKEESNCAYAEEITNSCAVVQTNLNDSKQNEIVEKSNSSSESVLKRKPGRPKKIGPQVVKQVKRPIGRPPKPKIDVTENTEHRPALNSDGKSTKSDAAVTEDVNSNKNITVTVVFGRSRRTKRYVSEGNPNVISTLSTKHVDFNVANDHSKVRHSTETENALSEIVKALQKPSTENEVSGYDYVRPIKSNLASPHPCSNIIRPIKKPLTTVRKPGRPAKVKISGISVTINRFSPQERKVSISNCLPPLQQQNVLEKNIPQERNNQLCNNMGQVKSMQKDSREDGSNNIITTVSRKREIPLRHSVRDRKPSLHFLHSLASSSAFTCRSALLHKSYKLHLRKAKDQKERRRQSNQSATSKDTSEMRNSGSAKKDLKDGEFGPINEVSSDPIFSSKPSLRWWATSTSSDTLMEELNNRFEQITNTWLRVGGNEFDKCVCENRDPVEQDCNTEMSNPLDSCLVELETSPIKMLFQKKCNMNELCTWFMQTTETQSLSLVRKANARNPLEVVSTREIKVETKQSDLSTCPFRKHFKKFALSSPSKPAGKLQILHNMVRSPVLSMKSNFTLARLKRNDFKKLQHDRWGQTKKKLYNQASGGWKSKRKNLQFFCQSQLFKSTSGESNDGMPKLQEKNTVEMQPTQTLVESQSSLLPTENEARDAFVQQMMGSSDFNPHPGLANILYKSHAETNGTICCQQNGRKEQSQDKLFQNTWKAKTFKDCRIFLRKINHIEQHNSFKLNNVIYSPEAVESKSHPAYLEEKRHPLLRSHSTKQNALKKQENEMETSKGSNSSKVTERLDDQFHSRKLSSGVSHDDIPAGSSEVVIRINKRKSPQWETTDTNVRKRHKRQSCNSGQMATYYPKCQVGKFLFPPSP; encoded by the exons GATCGTGCATCAATTATTGGTTCTTCACAGTCAACGCCTACAGAGGAACTATCATCTCAGGGCCAGTCCAACACTGATAAGATTGAATGCCAAGCAGAAAACTATCTAAATGCACTCTTTCGAAAGAAAG ATCTTCCTCAGAACTGTGATCCTAACATTCCCCTAGTTGCTCaggaattaatgaaaaaaatgatccGCCAGTTTGCGATTGAGTACATTTCAAAAAGTAGCAAAATTCAAGAGAACAGAAATGGTTCATCGTTTGAACCAAGTATGATATGTAAAAGTATCCAAATGAACCAAACGGAAAACTCCCTTCAGGAAGAACAGGATAGCCCTCTAGACCTCACTGTGAATCGAACTCAAGAACAGAATACTCAGCAAG GGGATGGAGTGCTAGATCTCTCTACAAAGAAAAGCGCAAGGTTGGAAGAACCCAAATATGATCCATTGTGTTCTGAAAACTCGGTGTCTGG ttcaaGCTCAACAGCTGATGCAAATTCAGAGGAAACAACTAgtttggaaaaaggaaaatcagcaTTAAACAAAGTTTTGGAAACTTTTTGTTCATATCACTGGCAACAGACTTTGGCTATGTTAAAATTTCTAATACAAGATGAAAATGTTCCTATAGCTTGCAGTTGCACGCAAACACATTTGGTCCACTCTGAAACTCCCAGTTCCCTTACAGAAGAGGATGTTCACGTTTCATTTTGCAATTGCAATGGACATGTGCTGACAAAAAGGTGCTGTTTACGAAATCAAAGACCAAACACTTGTTTACCACCTCTATCTGTTTGTGTTAAAGATTTCCATTCTTTGTCATGCCAAGCTGTAGCAATTGGATGTATTAAGACAATGGTGAACAAAGCATGTAGTTCTCATAAGTATTGTGCTGAACAATTGCAAAATTCTAGCAGGCAttctgcaaaagcagcagcatgtaCGTCTTCAACTAAGGACTGTGATCTGttaaacagcattaaaaattcAAATAGATCTCGCAGCCCATCACCACCTCCCCTGTCACCTGTACAGAGTAAAGAATTTGAAATATCAGAAGGATCAGGCATAGATTTTCCAACTTTAGATAACAACAAGCTTGAAATATCCATCAACCAGCCTCCATCCCTCTTGCCAGCTGAAAGTAGCAATGAAGAATTTGAATATGAAGGTAAAACATGCAGAGGAAAACTGGCTGAATACTCAGATGGAACACTGCAATCAACAGATCAAGAAGgcaaaaattatataaattctGAGAAGGTTGAGAACAGTGAACATTATGCCATTTTGCAAGATTTAATGGACCGTATTAATGAAAAGTTAAAATCAATAGACACTACAGACATAGCAACAAATCTTGTAAAGTTTTCTAATAGTGACAGGGCACCAGAAAATGATGTAAAATTAGGAGACTTCATAACCTCCCTTTTGCATAACGCTAAGGCAAGTGATTATAGTTTTATGGAATTACTTCGCCAACATgataaacaaatggaaaataaaattatccaaACAAGATTCCGCAAGCGTCAGGAAACATTATTTGCAATGTATAATTCTCCTGATTCACCATTCATTCGGCGACAGTCTTTGCAAATCAAGAGGCAGCTTGCAAGCCTTGATGAAACACTTGTAAGAAAAAAGTCAATTTCTgatagaaatgcaaaaaaatctACAAAGACTTTTGATAAGATATACCCAAACAAAAGACACAGTTTTACAGTGATAGAAGATAAAGCTTTGCAATGTCTTGAAAGTAATCCGCGTATGAATTGCCAAACCAAACCAATGTGCTTTCCAGTACACCAAACAGAGTCTTTCAAACTACCTCTTAATAATTTTCAAACCAGCCCTGACTTTCTACTTCTTTCAGAAGACAGAGCTGTTGCCGCCAACCAGGCTAAATTTGCAAAAACACAAGGAGATTGTGAAAGCCTAAAAGAGTCTGATCAGATTCCTCAGGAGGAGGAAAGCAATGAAATTCCAGGCAGAACGAAACGCAACATTGTGCCTCCTGGATGGTATTCAGTGTATGTAACAAACAATATTGTATTTAGGAAATCATCTGATGCAAAAAAGTCTTTAGAAGGTTtggaaaatatggaaataaataaagatgttCATGCTGACAGGTGCAGTGACATAAATATAAGCAAAATTGTGAGAGACACAAATCTGCAAGTCGTTGTAGAGCGTTTAGAAGATACAATAAACTTAGCTAAAAAGACTAACAGCTCATGGTTGGATGCTTACAAAATAAGccaaaaattaaaagataatgCCTATGAACAGATTATCAACCCACTTGCTAGAAGAGGTTTACCTTTCAGTCTGAGTGAAACTGGATACACAGGACAAAGCTTCCTTCCACATTCACATGTGCCAAGCAGCAGTAAAACTAAAACTGTGTGTGTGAcgacaaacaaacaagagatGGCTATAGATCAAGAAATTAATGACTGCCTTTTGAAGTCTCTGACCTTTGATTCATCCAGTTCTAATTCCAATAATGAGAACTCACATACAATTTCTGAAGCTGGGGAGATCTCATCTCCCTTAAGCTACTCAAGTCCTATTAAGCTTATGTTCGTCTCAGAGGTTAATAGTAGTGAAGGAGTCAAATACACTTTGACATCTGCAACTGCATCTTCTAAAGGAAACACagatatttgtttatttcaggGGCATGCAAACACTGTGTTAGACAAACAGACCACAAAGAATCTTTCTCATGCAGTCTGTGACAAGGATTTCGATTGCAAAGAGAGTGATACCAAGGAGGAATCAAACTGTGCTTATGCAGAAGAAATTACAAACTCATGTGCAGTTGTTCAAACTAACTTAAATGActcaaagcaaaatgaaattgtgGAGAAATCAAACAGTAGCAGTGaatcagttttaaaaagaaagcctgGTAGACCAAAGAAAATAGGTCCTCAAGTTGTTAAGCAGGTTAAGAGACCTATTGGGCGGCCTCCAAAACCAAAAATAGACGTAactgaaaatacagaacatAGACCTGCACTTAACAGTGATGGTAAAAGTACCAAATCAGATGCAGCAGTCACGGAAGACgttaacagcaacaaaaatattacTGTGACGGTTGTTTTTGGAAGGTCGAGAAGAACTAAAAGATACGTTTCTGAAGGTAATCCAAATGTCATCAGCACTCTGTCCACAAAACACGTTGATTTCAATGTTGCCAATGACCACAGCAAAGTGCGGCATagcacagaaactgaaaatgcttTGAGTGAAATAGTAAAAGCCTTACAGAAGCCTTCTACTGAAAATGAGGTCTCTGGTTATGACTATGTTAGACCTATCAAGAGTAACCTAGCATCACCACACCCTTGCAGCAATATTATACGGCCAATTAAGAAACCCCTAACCACCGTTCGAAAgcctggtaggccagcaaaagTAAAAATCTCTGGTATATCCGTGACCATTAATAGATTTTCACCTCAGGAAAGAAAAGTGAGTATTAGCAACTGTTTGCCTCCTTTACAACAGCAGAATGTGTTAGAAAAAAACATACCACAGGAGAGAAACAATCAACTGTGCAATAATATGGGTCAAGTAAAGAGCATGCAGAAAGATTCTAGAGAAGATGGATCAAACAACATTATTACGACAGTGTCAAGGAAACGTGAAATTCCATTAAGACATTCTGTTAGAGACAGAAAACCTTCACTGCATTTTTTGCATTCATTAGCATCCTCTAGTGCGTTTACTTGTAGAAGTGCCTTGTTACATAAGTCTTATAAGCTCCATTTGAGAAAAGCTAAAGATCAAAAGGAAAGACGTAGGCAATCAAATCAGAGCGCCACATCCAAAGATACCTCAGAAATGCGAAATTCAGGAAGTGCAAAAAAGGATCTTAAGGATGGCGAATTTGGGCCCATTAATGAAGTATCATCAGATCCCATCTTTTCATCGAAGCCTTCTCTCAGGTGGTGGGCTACTTCCACTTCAAGTGACACGTTGATGGAAGAACTAAATAATAGATTTGAACAGATAACTAATACCTGGTTGCGAGTGGGGGGAAATGAGTTTgataaatgtgtgtgtgaaaacagGGATCCCGTTGAACAGGACTGTAACACTGAAATGTCAAACCCTTTAGACTCCTGCCTTGTAGAACTTGAAACATCAcctataaaaatgctttttcagaaaaagtgtAATATGAATGAGCTCTGCACCTGGTTTATGCAAACTACAGAAACGCAGTCTCTCTCTCTAGTGAGAAAGGCAAATGCTCGCAATCCTTTAGAAGTAGTTAGTACTAGAGAGATAAAGGTGGAAACTAAGCAATCTGACCTTAGTACTTGCCCTTTCAGAAAGCACTTTAAAAAGTTTGCACTATCCTCTCCTTCAAAACCAGCAGGGAAACTACAGATATTACATAACATGGTGAGGTCTCCAGTCTTAAGCatgaaaagtaattttacattagccagattaaaaagaaatgacttTAAGAAGTTACAGCATGATAGGTGgggacaaacaaaaaaaaagctgtataaTCAGGCTTCTGGAGGCTGgaaatcaaaaaggaaaaatttacAGTTCTTTTGCCAAAGCCAGTTGTTTAAAAGTACAAGTGGGGAAAGCAATGATGGAATGCCCAagctccaggaaaaaaacacgGTAGAAATGCAGCCCACTCAGACTTTGGTAGAATCTCAGAGTAGCCTCTTGCCAACTGAAAATGAAGCCAGAGATGCATTTGTTCAACAGATGATGGGATCTTCTGACTTTAACCCACATCCCGGTTTAGCAAATATACTATATAAGTCACATGCAGAGACAAATGGAACAATTTGTTGCCAGCAAAATGGTAGAAAAGAACAAAGCCAAGATAAACTGTTTCAGAATACATGGAAAGCCAAAACCTTTAAAGATTGTAGaatatttctaagaaaaatcAACCATATTGAGCAGCACAATTCATTTAAGTTAAATAATGTCATTTATTCTCCTGAAGCTGTTGAAAGTAAAAGCCATCCTGcctatttggaagaaaaaagacatCCTCTTTTAAGGTCCCATTCTACTAAGCAAAATGCattaaagaaacaagaaaatgaaatggaaacatCTAAAGGATCTAATTCATCTAAAGTGACTGAAAGGCTGGATGACCAGTTTCACAGCAGAAAATTAAGTAGTGGTGTAAGCCATGATGATATTCCTGCTGGTAGTTCTGAAGTTGTTATcagaataaacaaaagaaaaagtccaCAATGGGAGACCACTGATACAAATGTAAGAAAAAGGCATAAGAGACAATCATGCAATAGTGGACAAATGGCAACTTATTACCCAAAGTGCCAAGTAGGTAAGTTCCTGTTCCCCCCTTCACCTTAA